The DNA sequence CAGCTGAAGAACACCCACAGCGTGGTGATCCCCCCCTGCTTCATCGGCGACGGCGTGGAGCTGGTGAACAGCGTGGTGGGTCCGAACGTCTCCATCGAGGCCGGCTCCTCGGTCACGGGCAGCGTGGTGCGCGATTCGATCCTGCGGGGCGGCGTGCGTGTACAGGACGCCGTGATCGCGAACAGCATGATCGGTGAACGCGCCATGGTGACCGGCCGTGCCATGGACCTGAGCCTCGGGGACGACGCCACGGTGGGGTGACCGGCCGCCGGATGTGCGACCTTTGTACCCCCTGGCGGGATCGATGTCCCCGGCTATCTTGAGCCGGCCACCCCGCATCCGCCACCCCTCGACCCGATCCCGCATGCGCCATCCCCTTCCGATCCTGAGCCTGCTGGTGGCCCTGGCCACGGCCTGTGGGGGTACGCGGCAGGCCACCGTCGCCCCATCGGGCGGCGGCCACGGTGAGCCCGGCGACCACACCCAGGCCAGCGACCAGCGCGCCCGGGTGATGCGCCTGTTCATGGACGCCACGCAGGCCCGGTTGAACGGCCAGCCCGGCAAGGCCATCGCCCTCTTCGAACAATGCATCAAGCTGGACCCCGGCAACCACGCCGCCATGTTCGAGCTGGCCAAGCTGATGCACATGCAGCAGCGGCCCGCAGAGGCGCTCACCTGGGCGAAGAAGGCGCAGGCCGCCGACCCGGAGAACATCTGGTACCGCTTCCTGCTGGCCGACCTCTACGGGCAGTACGGCCAGCTGGACAAGGCGTCCGAGACCTTCCAGGGCATCGTGGACAAGTGGCCGGAGCGGCACGAGGTGCGTTTCCAGCTGGCGCACACCCTCGCCATGGACGGCCGCACCGACGAGGCGCGCAAGGTGTTCAAGGACATCCGCACCCACCTGGGCAACGGCGAGGAGGTGGTGACACAGGAGTACGGCATGCTGGCCAATGCGGGCAAGCTGCAGGAGGCCCGCGAGGTGCTGGAGACCGCGCTGAAGGACGATCCGGACAATGTGGCCTACCTGGGCATGCTCGCCGAGCTCTACGACGAGATGGGCGAGGGCGACAAGGCCCTGGAGCTGTACCGCCGCGTGATGGAGGCCGATCCGGATGACAGCATGACCCGGCTGGCGCTGGCCGAGCACTACTACGCCAAGGGCGAGATGGACCCCGCCTTCGAACAGCTCGGTCTGGCCTTCGGCGACCCCGACCTGGAGGTGGACCCCAAGATGCAGGTGCTGCTCGGCTTCTTCGAGATGACCACCAGCGGCAGCGGAGCCACGGACGACAGCAAGGACCTGGTGCGCCGGGCCTACACGCTGATCGACATCCTGGAGCGCACGCACCCCGAAAGTGGAAAGCCCAGCACCATCCGCGGTGATTTCCTGATGCGCGATGGCAGGATGGCCGAGGCCCGCGACGCCTTCCGCAAGGCCCTGAACTACGAGAAGGACAAGTTCCCCATCTGGATGCAGGTGTTGCAGATGGACCTGCAGGCCGCGGACCATGCCGCGCTGCGCGACGACGCCCGTGCCGCCACCGAGCTCTTCCCCACAAGCCCCGAACCCTGGCTGTACCTGGGCATCGCCGAGGCCCAGTTGAAGGCCTACGACCCGGCCATCGAGGCGCTGGTGACGGGCCGCGACCTGGTGGTGGACAACGACCCGTTGCTGGCCTCGTTCTGGACCAGCCTGGGCGACGCCTACCACAGCGCCGGTCGCCACGACCGCAGCGATGAGGCCTTCGACCAGGCCCTGCGGCTCGACCCGCGCAACGCCACCACGCTGAACAACTACGCCTACTACCTGAGCCTGCGCGGCGAGAAGCTCGAGCGCGCCCGGGAGATGAGCGAACAGAGCAACAAGCTGGCCCCGGGCCAGACCTCCTTCGAGGACACCTACGCCTGGGTGCTGCACCGCATGGGTCGCCACGACGAGGCACGCACCTGGATCGAGAAGGCCCTGGCCAGCGGTGGCGCCACCAGCGGCGAGGTGGTGGAGCACTACGGCGACATCCTCTACGCCCTGGGCGATCATGCCGGCGCGGTGGAACAGTGGCGCAAGGCACTGGCGCTGGGCGGTGCCAGTGAGGCCATCGGCAGCAAGGCGAGCTCCGGCCGGCCCGCCGAATGAACCTGCGGCCCATGTTCCGGCCCGCCGTCCGCCTCCTTCACCGCACCCTCGGCCTTCTGCTGCTCCTCGGCCCGGGCTGTCGCCCGGTGAAGCAGGTGTTCCAGGCCGACCGCGAGCTGCCCCTGCGTTCCGCCGAGAAAGTGGTGGAGAACGCGCTCGCCGCCCTGCCCGCCGAGGTCCGCCACTTCAGCGCCAAGGCCGATGTGGACCTGGTGATGCCCGATGCCTCACGCTCCTTCCGCAGCACGGTGCGGCTCGTGACCGACAGCGCGCTCTGGGTGAGCATCACCCCGGCGCTCGGCATCGAGGTGGCCCGTGCGCTGGTGACCACGGACAGCGTGAAGGTGCTCGATCGCCTGAAGGACACCTACTTCGTGGGCGGGCGGGACAGCGCCTGGGCACGGTTCGGCATCGACCCCGACCTGGACCTGCTGCAGCAGGCGCTGTTGGGACGACCCATCGGACTGGACCCCCGCGAGAAATACCGCGTGGACCGGGAGAACGGGCACTACGTGCTCACGAGCCGGGAGAAACGACGCTTCGTGCGGGCCGCGGAGGACATCCTGCCCGGGGACACCCTGACGGACGACCGGGACATGAAGGAGCGTCGCCTGGAGCGCACCTTGCGCAAGGCGGGCGAGCGTGAGGCGATCGTCTTTCGCTACTGGGTGGAGCCGGACAGCTTCAGGGTGGTGCGTGTGCTGGTGAGCGACCTGGCACGCGATCAACAGGCCGATGTGCGTTATGAGGACATCGGCACGGGGGATGCCCCCCCCTTCCCCCATCGCATCTCCCTTTCTTTGTCGGACCCGGTACGTCATGCCTCAGGCAGCCTTCAGCTCTCCCGGATCGACACCGTCGGGCCGCTCCAGCTCCCGTTCCGGGTGCCGGAGAAGTTCGCTCCGATGCCGTAGGCGCCTGCTGGCGGCCTTGCTGCTGCTGCTGCTGTTGATGCCCGGGGCGGCGCAGGACCGCAGGAAGCTGGAGAAGAAGCGGGATGCGCTGGACAAGCAGATCAGGACCACCAACACCCTGCTGGAGCAGGCGCGCAAGGAGCAGCAGAGCGCCGAGCGGCAGCTGCAGTTGCTGGACCAGCAGCTGCGGACCCGCCAGGAGCTGATCGCCACCCTGGGCGGCGAGGTGCGCGAAGCGGACCAACGGATCGCCGAGGACGAGTCGGTGGTGAAGGCCTTGGAGGAGGACCTCGAGGTGCTGAGCGACGAGTACGGCCGCATGTTGCACTACGCGTATCGCAACCGCAGCGCCTACGACCGCCTCAGCTACCTCTTCGCCGCCGAGAGCTTCCAGCAGGCGTGGAAGCGCAGCCGCTATCTGGACCAGCTCGCCGAGCACCGGCGCCGGCAGGTGGAGCAGATCACCGCCACGCAGACCGACCTGGCCGCGCGGATCGCCGCGCTACGCGAACGGCGCAACGAGAAGACGGCCCTGCTCAGCGAACAGCAGCAGGAGCGCGCGCGGCTCGACCGCGACAAGGACGGCCGTGAAGTGACCCTCGCCCAGCTGCGCAAGGAGGAGAGCCGCCTGAGGAGCACCCTGCGCAAGCAGGAGGGCCAGCGCCGCGACCTGGACGCCGCGATCCGCAAGGCCATCGAGGCCGAGCTGAAGCCGAAGACCGGCGGATCCTCAGGCAAGGGTGGCAAGCTCGACCTCACCCTGACCCCGGAGGCGCGCGAACTGAACGCCGATTTCGAGAAGAACAAGGGACGCCTGCCCTGGCCCGTGGCCAAGGGCGTCATCACCAGCCGCTTCGGCAAGCAGCCCCACCCGGTGCTCAAGGGCATCGTGATCGAGAACAACGGCATCGACATCACCACCGAGAAGGGCGCCTCGGTGAGGGCCTTGTTCCGCGGGGAGGTGAGCAGCGTGATCGTGATCCCCGGTGCCGGCAAGGCGGTGATCGTCACCCACGGCGCCTACCGCACCGTGTACAGCAACCTGCGCGAGGTGTCGGTGGCCAAGGGCCAGAAGGTGGACACCAAGCAGACGCTGGGCTCCGTGCTGAGCGAGGAGGGCACGGCCGTGGCGCACGTGGAGATCTGGAAGGTGACGGCCGACGGCCTGGTGAAGGTGGACCCGTCGCCCTGGCTCGCACAGCCCTGAAGGGAAGCCCCGATCGGGCTACTTTTGCCACGGCCAGCGCCCCACACCACCGGACGCCCGCCCCAACGACCATGAAACTCGGCATGTGGGAGATCATCCTCATCGTTCTGGCGCTGCTGCTGCTGTTCGGCGGCAAGAAGATCCCCGAACTGATGCGCGGGCTGGGCAAGGGCATGAAGGAGTTCAAGGACGCCCAGAAGGGCGACGCACCCTCCGACGAGAAGCGCTGAGCCCACGTTCCCGCTGATGCGCCCCACCCGCACCCTGCGTGAGGCCCGCGAGGCCATGGCCGCCGGGGCCACGGTGCGCGCCCTCACCGAAGCGGCGCTGGCCGAGGCCCGCCGGCAGGCGCACCTCAACGCCTTCCTGGAGCTCTTCGAGGAGAGCGCCCTGGCCCAGGCCGACCGGGTGGATGCGGCGGTGCGCGCAGGCACGGCAGGGCCGCTGGCCGGTCTGATGCTCAGCATCAAGGACAACATCTGCTACAAGGACCATCGGGTGGGGGCGTCCAGCCGCATCCTGGAGGGCTTCACCAGCCTGTACAGCGCCACGGTGGTGGAACGCCTGCTGGCGGCCGGCGCCGTCATCATCGGCCGCACCAATTGCGACGAGTTCGCCATGGGCAGCAGCAACGAGAACAGCGCCTATGGCCCGGTGGCCAACCCCCTGGACCCCAAGCGGGTGCCCGGTGGCTCCAGCGGCGGTGCCGCAGCGAGCGTGGCCGCGGGGATTGTGCATGCCGCCCTGGGCAGTGATACCGGCGGAAGCATCCGCCAGCCCGCCTCCTTCACGGGCACGGTGGGCCTGAAGCCCACCTACGGCCGCGTGAGCCGCTACGGCCTCATCGCCTTCGCCAGCAGCTTCGACCAGATCGGGCCCTTCGCCCGCACCGTGGAGGATGCCACCGCCGTGTACAACGCCATGGCCGGGCAGGACCCCTTGGACAGCACCACCAGCAGCCGCCCCGCCCCGCCCATCACGCTGAGCGAACCAGGGCCGCTTCGCATCGCCTACTACCGCGAATGCGTGGAACGGCCGGGTGTGGCCCCGGCCGTCCGCGAGGCCATGACCGCCCTGGTGGAGCGGCTGCAGGCCGAAGGCCACACGGTGGAGCCGGCCGAGCTGCCGCTGCTGGACCATCAGGTGCCCACCTACTACATCATCGCCACGGCCGAGGCCAGCAGCAACCTGGCCCGCTTCGACGGCATCCACTACGGGCACCGGAGCAAGGCCGCCCAAGGGGTCGAGGAGACCTACCGCCTGAGCCGCAGCGAGGGCTTCGGCCCGGAGGTGCAGCGGCGGATCCTCCTGGGCACCTTCGTGCTGAGCGCCGGGTACTACGATGCCTACTACGCCCAGGCCCAGCGCGTGCGGCGCCTGATCCGTGACGCCACCCTGCGCACCCTCACCGACCACGACCTGATCCTGCTACCCACCTGTCCCATCACGGCGTTCGAGCAGGGAGCCCTGTCGGCCGACCCCATCGCCATGTACCTGCAGGACATCTTCACGGTGCAGGCCAATCTCGCCGGCAACCCGGCCATCAGCGTGCCTTTGGGCACCGATGCCGGGGGGCTGCCGTTCGGGGCCCAGCTCATGGCGGCGCCCTTCGGGGAGGAGGTGCTGCTGCGCGCCGCGTCACACCTGCTGCCACGCTGACCGGCAGGGGGTTATCCACAGCCTGTTGGATCAGGGCCGATCCGCTACATTTGCCCTTCGTTTTTCGGACCACCACACCCTGTGGACGCGCAACGGGAACATACCATCGAGTTCGTCGGGCTGAAGGACGGTCTGCACGACTTCCGGTTCGCGTTGGATGATGCGTTCTTCGCCGCTGCGGCGGACGAGGAGCTGCACGGCGGGGCCTGCACGGTGGACGTGACGCTGGACAAGAGCCCGAACCTGCTGGTGGCCGATTTGCACATCACCGGCACCGTGCGCATGGACTGCGACCATTGCAACGCCCCGCTGGACCAGCCGGTGGACGGCAGGTTGCGGCAGGTGTACCACCTCAACGGCCGCCAGCGCTTCGATGGCGACGATGACGTGATCGGCCTGGACCCGGCCGACCATGCCATCCAGTTGAGCCATCCGATCTACGAATGCCTGCGACTGACGCTGCCGGCCCGGCGGGTGCACGCCCCGGGCGGGTGCGACCCGGCCGTGGACGCCATCCTGAACGAACAGCACGGTGGACCGGCGGGGAACGACCCGCGCTGGTCCGCATTGAACGCCTTGAAAGACAACCGCTGACCTGAACTCCTGAGCCATGCCCAATCCGAAGCGACGCCATTCCAAGACCCGCACCATGAAGCGGCGCACCCACCAGCGCGCCGGCACCCCCACGGTGAGCAAGGACCCCAACACGGGCGAGATGCACCTGCGCCACCGCGCCTACAAGGTGGGCGATGACCTGTACTACCGCGGCAAGGTGGTGGTGAGCGGCTCGGCCGCCGAGTGAACCTTCCGGTGACCATCCTTCGCGCCTGCCGGCCACGATGAGGATCGGACTGGACATCATGGGCAGCGACCATGGGCCGGAGGTGCCCATGAAGGGGGCCGTCATGGCCGCCCGCGAGCTTCCGCCCGACGTGCGCCTGGTGCTGATCGGCGACCCCGAGGCCATCCACACCGGGCTGGCCCGCGAAGGGGCCGACCCCGCCGCGTTCGAGGTGGTGGCCAGCCGCAACGACATCACCATGCAGGACAGCGCCACCAAGGCGCTGCAGACCAAGCCGGAGAGCAGCATCAGCCTGGGCTTCGGGCTGATGAAGGCCGGCCGGCTGGATGCCTTCGCCAGCACGGGCAACACCGGCGCCATGCTGGTGGGCGCCGTGCTGAGCGTGAAACCGATCCCGGGCATCATCCGCCCCTGCATCCCCAGCGTGGTGCCCAAGGAGAACGGCAGCTACGGCATCATGCTCGACGTGGGCGCCAACGCCGACTGCAAACCCGATGTCCTCACCCAGTTCGGCCTCCTGGGCCATCTCCTGGCCAAGCACGTCTACCGCATCGACACCCCCAAGGTGGCCCTGCTCAACATCGGTGAGGAGGACAAGAAGGGCAACGCCACGGCCCTGGCCGCCTATGCCCTCATGAAGGAGCAGTCGCAGTACAACTTCATCGGCAACGTGGAGGGCCGCGACCTGTTCAACGACAAGGCCGATGTGATGGTCACCGATGGCTTCACGGGCAACATCGTCCTGAAGGCCGTGGAGGCCTTCCACGACCTGCTGAAGCTCCGTGGCGTGCACGAGCCCTTCTTCGACCGGTTCGACTACGAGAACTATGGCGGCCTGCCCGTACTGGGCGTCAACGGCAACGTCATCATCGGCCACGGCATCAGCAACGAGGTCACCATCAAGAACATGCTGCTCTTCACCCGCGAGGTGGTGGAGAGCCGCCTGAACGACCGCATCCGCGAAGCGCTGGTATGAGCCGCCGCATCACCGCCGCCGTCACCGCCGTGCATGGCTGGGTGCCCGACCGGGTGGTGAGCAACCACGACCTGGAGCACATGGTGGACACGAACGATGCGTGGATCACCGAACGTACGGGCATCAAGGAGCGCCGCATCATGGACCGCGGCGTGGGCACCTCGGAGGTCGGGGTGCGCAGCGTGCGGGCCCTCTGCGAAAAGCGCGGCATCGACCCCCTGGAGATCGACCTGCTGATCTGCGCCACGGTGACCCCCGACCACCAGTTCCCGGCCACGGCGAACATCATCTGCGACCGGATCGGCGCGAAGAACGCCTGGGGCTTCGACCTGATGGCGGCCTGCAGCGGATTCCTTTACGGCCTGACGGTCGGCGCCCAGTTCATCGAGACCGGCAAATACCGCAAGGTGGTGGTGGTCGGCGCCGACAAGATGAGCAGCATCATCGACTATCAGGACCGGGCCACCTGCATCATCTTCGGGGATGGCGGCGGCGCGGTGCTGCTGGAGCCCAACGAGGAAGGCCTCGGTGTGCTGGACAGCCTGCTGCATGCCGACGGATCGGGCTGCCAGTTCCTGCATCAGAAGGCGGGCGGCTCGGTGAAGCCGGCCACCATCCGAACGGTGGAGGCCCATGAGCACAACGTGTTCCAGGAGGGCAAGTCGGTGTTCAAGTTCGCCGTCACCAACATGGCCGACGTGAGCGCCCAGGTGATGGAGCGCAACGGGCTGACGGCGGCGGACGTGACCTGGCTGGTGCCGCACCAGGCCAACCTGCGCATCATCGACGCCACGGCCCGCCGCATGGGCCTGGACGACAGCAAGGTGATGATCAACATCGGCCGGTACGGCAACACCACGGCGGGCACGCTGCCCCTGTGCCTGTGGGAGTGGGAGCCCCGGTTGAAGAAGGGTGACAACCTGATCCTCAGCGCCTTCGGTGGTGGATTCACCTGGGGGGCGGTGTACCTGAAATGGGCCTACGGGGGGTGAACCCCGGGACGTGATACATTGGCGGTCCTTTGGCGGACGACCGACCGCCGGACCGGTTGAACGAACAATGAGCGAACCGATGAACCTAGCGCAGATCCAGGAGCTGATCAAGTTCGTCGCCAAGAGCGGCGTCAGCGAGGTGGAGATCGAGCAGAAGGACTTCAAGATCACGATCAAGACCCCGGCGGGCAAGAAGGAGGTGCAGGTGATCGCCGCACCGGCCCCGGCCTATGCACCGCCCGCGCCCGTGGCGGCGGCACCCGCTGCGGCACCGGCACCGGCCGCACTCGCGGCGCCCGCACCGGCCAAGGAGGAGAGCCGCTACGTGACGGTGAAGGCGCCCATGATCGGCACCTTCTACCGCGCACCCGGCCCCGGCAAGCCGGTGTTCGTCAACGTGGGCGACACCATCGAAAAGGGCAAGCCCATCTGCATCATCGAGGCCATGAAGCTCTTCAACGAGATCGAGAGCGACGTGAGCGGCAAGATCGTGAAGGTGCTGGTGGACGATGCCAAGCCGGTGGAGTACGACCAGCCGTTGTTCCTGGTGGATCCGTCTTAGTGAGCCGCAGAGGCGCAAAGACGCTGAGAAGTCCATATTGCCTGATGGAACCGCCGATGAGCACGCACTGAGGTCAGCATCCCCCGCGCCTCTGCGCCTCTGCGGCCAATGCCCCCGCTGATGTTCAAGAAGATCCTCATAGCCAACCGCGGCGAGATCGCCCTGCGCGTGATCCGGACCTGCCGGGAGATGGGCATCCGCACGGTGGCCGTCTACAGCACCTCCGACAAGGAGAGCCTGCACGTGCGCTTCGCCGACGAGGCCGTGTGCATCGGCCCGCCGCCCAGCAAGGAGAGCTACCTGAACATGCCGCGCATCATCGCCGCGGCCGAGATCACCAACGCAGATGCCATCCACCCCGGCTATGGCTTCCTGAGCGAGAACGCCAAGTTCAGCAAGCTGTGCCAGAAGCACGGCATCAAGTTCATCGGCGCCACGCCCGAGCAGATCGAGGCCATGGGCGACAAGGCCACCGCCAAGGCCACCATGATCAAGGCTGGTGTTCCGGTGGTGCCCGGCACCGAGGGCCTGGTGACCGACATCGCCGTGGCCAAGAAGGAGGCCAAGCGCATCGGCTACCCGGTGATCCTGAAGGCCACGGCCGGTGGCGGCGGCAAGGGCATGCGCCTGGTGTGGAAGGAGGAGGAGTTCCAGGAGGCCTTCGAGAAGGCCAGCCAGGAGGCGGGCGCCGCCTTCGGCAACCCGGGGATGTACATGGAGAAGTACATCCTGGAGCCCCGCCACATCGAGATCCAGATCGCCGGCGACCAGTACGGCACCTTCTGCCACATGAGCGAGCGCGACTGCTCCATCCAGCGCCGCCACCAGAAGCTCGTGGAGGAGACGCCCAGCCCCTTCATGACCAAGGCGCTGCGCAAGAAGATGGGCGAGGCCGCCATCAAGGCCGCCGCCAGCGTGAACTATGAAGGCGTGGGCACCGTGGAGTTCCTGGTGGACAAGGACCGCAACTTCTACTTCATGGAGATGAACACGCGGATCCAGGTGGAGCACACCATCACCGAGGAGGTGATCGACTACGACCTGATCCGCGAGCAGATCAAGATCGCGGCCGGCATCCCCATCAGCGGCCTCAACTACGAGCCCACGCGCCACAGCATCCAGTGCCGCATCAATGCGGAGGACCCCTTCAACAACTTCCGTCCCACGCCCGGCCGGATCACCAGCTACCACAGCCCCGGCGGCCACGGGGTGCGGGTGGACACCCACGTGTACGCCGGCTACACCATCCCACCGAACTACGACAGCATGATCGGCAAGCTGATCGTGAGCGCGCAGACGCGGGAGGAGGCCATCACCAAGATGGAACGCGCACTGAGCGAGTACGTGATCGAAGGCGTGCACACCACCATTCCCTTCCACCTGCAGCTGATGCAGAACGAGAAGTTCCGCGCCGGGGAGTTCACCACGAAATTCCTGGAGGACTTCGAGATCAAGCGGCCGGGCTGAAGCCCGAAGGAGCGGCATCGTCGGTGCCGGGAACGGCCGTCACCGCCTCGGATGGACGCGCTACTTTCACCGCATGCGGTGGTGGATCCTGCTGATCGCGGCTCACATGTCGGTCGCGCTGTGTGCGCAGGAAGCGGCAGCGGACCGGGTGGAACCCGCCACCATCACCATCGGACCGGGGCTGGGACTTGATTTCGGCGGCCTGGGCGTGCAGTTGAGCGGCCGGCCGGTGCCGATGCTGAACCTGCTGCTGGGTGTGGGCTACAACCTGAACGGGGCCGGCATCAACGCCGGGGTGGCCTGGCGCATGCTGCCCCACAAGCGGTTCTGCCCCTACCTGGTGGGGCTCTACGGCTACAACGCGGTGATCGCGATCCGCGGCGACGAGGACAACACGCGGACCTATTATGGGCCAACGGCCGGGGTGGGCCTGGAGATCCATCCCAAGCGCCGCAGCGGGCACCTGCAGCTCGCGGTGTTCCTGCCCTTCCGCTCGGCGGAGTTCCAGGATGACCTGGACCGCGTGAAGGCCGATCCGGTGATCGACCTGCGCACCGAACCCCTACCGATCGCCTTCTCCCTGGGCTACCACTTCGGGCTGTGAGCCGGGCAGGGACAGGCGGCGGGCGGTGAGCCCATGTGGCGTGGCCTGCAGCAGCAGGGCCCGCGAAGCGCCCAGGTCGCGGAGCACCTGCATGGCGTCGGCCTCATCGGCCACCGGCCGGGTGTTGCGCCGGGCGTACCACTGCAACTGGGGCTCGGAAGGGACCCCCTGCAGGAGCACCACCTCCTCCGGCCGCGCGAGGTGGGCGATCACACGGCCCTGCTCCATCGCCATCGCGTACGGAGCGCCGGTGGCCCGGCCATCGCCGGGGCGGTTGAGCCGGGAGTAGGCGAGAACGCCCAACAGCGCCGTGGCGGCCAGTGGCCAGATGGCCCGTATCCGGTGTTGTTCGGCAAGGCCCAGCAGCCCCCACGCCGCGGCCGTGCACAGCACGAAGCCGAGCTTGAGCAGCGCGAACTCGTGGATGGCGTAGCGCGTGAACACCAGCAGGTAGAGCAGGCCCGGAAGCCCGGTGAGCAGCAGCACAGTGCGCAGGGGCCGCCACTGCGGACGGGTCAGGAAGACCGCGCCACCGAGGAGCAGCAGCAACGGCCCCCAGGCGGTGATCGCGTTGCGGCCCATGTGCTCCAGCCCCTGCCCCACCGTGGCCGAGGCCTCCCCGGGCATCACTCCGCGCTCCGCGTAGCGGTGGAGGTAGTAGGCCCACAGGTCCTCCGCCCCCACCACGGAGGCGTACAGCCCCAGACAGAGCCCGGTGACCAGGGCCGCGATGAGCACCAGGGCCAGCGCGGCGCGCATCCATACGGCCGCACCCTCCCGCTTCCACCGCACGAGCAGCAGGCCGGCCATCACGGGCACCACGAAGGCCGCCACCCATTCGGTGGCCGCCAGGGTGGCGCCAGCCGCCAGCAGCGGCAGGATGTGTCGACCGGAGGGCCGGTCGGCGCGCCACAGCCCCGCGAAGGCATAAAGGCAGCAGGCCCAGGGCAGCTGCGCGGCCATGTCGCTCATGTACACGTTGCCGTGGTACCACAGGGGCGCCGGCATCAGCAGGTAGAGGGTGGCGGCCGAAATGCCCAGCGCCCAGCGCCGCGGATCCGGTGCCCACATGCGCGCCAGGAAGGCCATGAGCAGCCAGGCGGTGAGGGCGTGCAGCGCGAGGTTGAAGGCCTGCAGGGCCAGGGGGGACGGCGTGGTGCCGGTGAACGCGAACACCGCCGCCGGGGCCCAGTAGGCCAGCGGCAGGTGCGATAGGTAGTAGTAGATGCCGTCCTGTTCCGTGAGCGCGTAGTGCAGACCGATCACCCCGCGATCGCCCGGGTTCGGCCAGGTGACGGCGGGGCAGCCCTGGTGCTTCAGGAAACCGTCCTGCCGCCACACCTCCTGGACGATGAGCACGAGCGCCGTGCAGAACTCGTGGTTCTTGCTCAGCGGGCGGTCCAACTGCGGAAGGCGCACCAGCACGCTGAGGAGGACGGCGGCCAGGAAGGCGGGAAGCACCCAGCGTGGGGCCTTCATGCGGGCGGGGCGGGGTCGGTCGGTGCCGCACGCCGGCGGAGCTCCAGCACGTCCAGCAGGTCCTTGGGGCGCCCGCTCTTCACCTTGCTGGCGATCAGGTCGTCGAGGGCCAGGACGTGGTAGCGGGCGACCGGAACACCGGCGATCTCGCCGAACACGCAGCGTTCCCACGCCTCACCGAAGCTGCAACCGGGGTTGAACCGGGTGATCAGCTCGATCTCCTGCTCGGGGGAGATCTTGATGGTGATGTTCTGCTCGGCATCCAGCACCTTCACCGGCAGTTCCTCCACGCCGTAGCCAAGGGTGTGGAGGACCTTGAGCAGGATGTCGAAGTTCGCCTTGGACGGTTCGATCCACAGGTCCACGTCGGCCGAGTGGCGCTTGTAGCCGTGGTGGTTCACGGCAGCCCCGCCGACCAGGATGATCCGCAGGCCGAGGGCGTGGGCCTGGGCCAGGAAGGCGTTCACCTCAGCCTCGAACTTCATGCGAGCGCTTCCGGATGATGAAGTTCCCCTTGGCCTCTCCTCGCTCGTGCTCAGCGGGCGGGTTCCGCTCGATGTCGCGCAGGAAAAGCACCAGACGCTCCCACGGCGTCAGGGCCATGAACTCCCGTTCGCGCCGGGCGTTGCTTTCCTCCTTGGTCTCGAAGCGGATCTCGGGTCTGCCGGGGACGGCCATGGACCCGAAGTTACACGCTCGCCCGCACGCCCTTCTCCCCCAGCATCACCTTCAC is a window from the Flavobacteriales bacterium genome containing:
- a CDS encoding tetratricopeptide repeat protein — protein: MRHPLPILSLLVALATACGGTRQATVAPSGGGHGEPGDHTQASDQRARVMRLFMDATQARLNGQPGKAIALFEQCIKLDPGNHAAMFELAKLMHMQQRPAEALTWAKKAQAADPENIWYRFLLADLYGQYGQLDKASETFQGIVDKWPERHEVRFQLAHTLAMDGRTDEARKVFKDIRTHLGNGEEVVTQEYGMLANAGKLQEAREVLETALKDDPDNVAYLGMLAELYDEMGEGDKALELYRRVMEADPDDSMTRLALAEHYYAKGEMDPAFEQLGLAFGDPDLEVDPKMQVLLGFFEMTTSGSGATDDSKDLVRRAYTLIDILERTHPESGKPSTIRGDFLMRDGRMAEARDAFRKALNYEKDKFPIWMQVLQMDLQAADHAALRDDARAATELFPTSPEPWLYLGIAEAQLKAYDPAIEALVTGRDLVVDNDPLLASFWTSLGDAYHSAGRHDRSDEAFDQALRLDPRNATTLNNYAYYLSLRGEKLERAREMSEQSNKLAPGQTSFEDTYAWVLHRMGRHDEARTWIEKALASGGATSGEVVEHYGDILYALGDHAGAVEQWRKALALGGASEAIGSKASSGRPAE
- a CDS encoding DUF4292 domain-containing protein, which translates into the protein MFRPAVRLLHRTLGLLLLLGPGCRPVKQVFQADRELPLRSAEKVVENALAALPAEVRHFSAKADVDLVMPDASRSFRSTVRLVTDSALWVSITPALGIEVARALVTTDSVKVLDRLKDTYFVGGRDSAWARFGIDPDLDLLQQALLGRPIGLDPREKYRVDRENGHYVLTSREKRRFVRAAEDILPGDTLTDDRDMKERRLERTLRKAGEREAIVFRYWVEPDSFRVVRVLVSDLARDQQADVRYEDIGTGDAPPFPHRISLSLSDPVRHASGSLQLSRIDTVGPLQLPFRVPEKFAPMP
- a CDS encoding peptidoglycan DD-metalloendopeptidase family protein, translating into MLLLLLLMPGAAQDRRKLEKKRDALDKQIRTTNTLLEQARKEQQSAERQLQLLDQQLRTRQELIATLGGEVREADQRIAEDESVVKALEEDLEVLSDEYGRMLHYAYRNRSAYDRLSYLFAAESFQQAWKRSRYLDQLAEHRRRQVEQITATQTDLAARIAALRERRNEKTALLSEQQQERARLDRDKDGREVTLAQLRKEESRLRSTLRKQEGQRRDLDAAIRKAIEAELKPKTGGSSGKGGKLDLTLTPEARELNADFEKNKGRLPWPVAKGVITSRFGKQPHPVLKGIVIENNGIDITTEKGASVRALFRGEVSSVIVIPGAGKAVIVTHGAYRTVYSNLREVSVAKGQKVDTKQTLGSVLSEEGTAVAHVEIWKVTADGLVKVDPSPWLAQP
- the tatA gene encoding twin-arginine translocase TatA/TatE family subunit codes for the protein MKLGMWEIILIVLALLLLFGGKKIPELMRGLGKGMKEFKDAQKGDAPSDEKR
- the gatA gene encoding Asp-tRNA(Asn)/Glu-tRNA(Gln) amidotransferase subunit GatA, producing MRPTRTLREAREAMAAGATVRALTEAALAEARRQAHLNAFLELFEESALAQADRVDAAVRAGTAGPLAGLMLSIKDNICYKDHRVGASSRILEGFTSLYSATVVERLLAAGAVIIGRTNCDEFAMGSSNENSAYGPVANPLDPKRVPGGSSGGAAASVAAGIVHAALGSDTGGSIRQPASFTGTVGLKPTYGRVSRYGLIAFASSFDQIGPFARTVEDATAVYNAMAGQDPLDSTTSSRPAPPITLSEPGPLRIAYYRECVERPGVAPAVREAMTALVERLQAEGHTVEPAELPLLDHQVPTYYIIATAEASSNLARFDGIHYGHRSKAAQGVEETYRLSRSEGFGPEVQRRILLGTFVLSAGYYDAYYAQAQRVRRLIRDATLRTLTDHDLILLPTCPITAFEQGALSADPIAMYLQDIFTVQANLAGNPAISVPLGTDAGGLPFGAQLMAAPFGEEVLLRAASHLLPR
- a CDS encoding DUF177 domain-containing protein — its product is MDAQREHTIEFVGLKDGLHDFRFALDDAFFAAAADEELHGGACTVDVTLDKSPNLLVADLHITGTVRMDCDHCNAPLDQPVDGRLRQVYHLNGRQRFDGDDDVIGLDPADHAIQLSHPIYECLRLTLPARRVHAPGGCDPAVDAILNEQHGGPAGNDPRWSALNALKDNR
- the rpmF gene encoding 50S ribosomal protein L32, with the translated sequence MPNPKRRHSKTRTMKRRTHQRAGTPTVSKDPNTGEMHLRHRAYKVGDDLYYRGKVVVSGSAAE